The Myroides fluvii region CGGTAAACCCTCCAGGATACGTACAGATGGGAATTCCAACAACGGATTCTTGGAATGAAGGAATTTGGGTGCCGAATGCGCCAACCAATGATCCTACATTGCCAAACAGTAATTTCGACTGGACACCCGCTTGGGACAAAGTGAATGCAATTCGCGATATGTCTGGAGCGGTAAATGGTTCGGCTTTCTTAGTTCGTGGAGCTAGTTCAGCGGCACAAAGTATTAAGCCATTCTACGAGTTTGAAGTAAGCGGAAGAATTGAAAAAGACAGAATTTATACCTTAGATATTTATTCCTATGTAACCTACCACGACAAAGACTATATGTTGATGGATGTAGTGGATAAACAAACAGGACATATCTATGCGTCTGTACCTTTAAAATACCCAGGACCTGGTTTACCAGAAGGGGCTTCACCAGAAGGATTTAGCTTAGGATGGGTACCATTAACCGCTAGTTTTACGTTTGCCGATGCAGAATGTGTGGATGTTTTAGGAAGAGAAGTGAAAATTGCCATTCGCGGAAGTCAAGATAGAGCCTTAGAAACAAGTAAAGGATTTGGACATACGTTAATTGATAATATTACTTTCTCTAAACGTACAGCGAATCAAAGTTGTGGAATCCACGTGTCTAATATTACGTGTGCAGATGAATGTTATCAAGATGTAGTAGGTAAAGGATTTGGATGGTTCCATAGTGCAGGAGCTAGACCTGAAGGAAGTAATGTAGTAGAGAAATTCGAACAACCAGCTACTGATGGAGGTTTCATCGTGGATATTTACCGTCTAGACAATTCTTTCAATATGGTAATCAACGGAGTACCTTTGTATAGAGAAGAGTTGGAATTTGAAACAGGACATGCTAACCGAAATGTGCGTTTTAAATCAGATGGGAAGCGATTTGGAGAGACAGGAACAAGTGCCGTTTGGAATGTGAATAAACATTCAAATGGAGTTGAATCAGATATTACGAATTTGGATTTAGAAGATCGATTGAACAACCCTACACCTGTTATTCGCGTAAGTATTGACAAATGGGGGAATGTGAAATTGGAAGGTAAAAGAACGACTAACGCCGCATTAGAAGAGTTAGAAGTTTACGATCGAAATAATAATAATGTCGTTGTTCCTTTACAAGTGGTACACTGGATTTCGGAAGGAACGGGAATGGAAGTAAATAAAGTGGATGTTACCCAAAACGTAATTGGACAAACGATGATGTATGGTTTCGGATACGGTTTACAACAAAAAGAGTGTGAAACTTGTACGTTGGAAAAAGATGGAGTCTTTGCAGATGAGAATGCCAACACATTCGCAGAAGAAGGAGAAACCATTACGTATACTTTCAAAGTGAAAAATGCGGGAGATATGGATATTTACGATATTGATATTAACGATCCATTGTTTGGATTTAATATTAAGTTAGATGAAACGACACATCAACCCATACAAGCAGGTGTAACTTTAGAAGGAGATAACAACAACAATGGAGTCTTGAATAGAAATGAAACGTGGACGTTTACCGTTTCGTATCAAGTAACACAGGATGATATTTATGTCAATCAAGGGGTATATAACCGCGCAACAGTTACAGGAGTTGGTCGTTTACCTCGATCAGAACGTACAGTAAATGAGCAGTCAACTGATCCAACGCCTTATAAAGAAGGAGATCCAGGATGGGATGCTACAAAATCATTCCACACGTATGTTCGTTTAGAGGGAAGTGGATTATTAATTACCAATCCAATGATTTATCAAAAGGTTAAGCAATTATAAGCTATGAAAAAAATATACAACCACCGTTTACTTTTCCTAAGTATTTTAGGAGTTAGTGTAGTAGCAGTCGCACAAGAGAAGGAACGTTCTTTTGTCAACCAAGGCGAAATATCCGTAGCAACTGGTGGGGTTATCTCAACCTTATACGATTTTGATAACCAAGCAGGAGCAAAAGTACACAACGATGGAACCGCTTATTACTATCGCGATTTTAATAACGATGGGTATTATTCTTTTACCAGCAACCGCAAAACGGGAAAAGCTATTTTCACGCGTTATACTGGAGAAGCTGGACAAGGAGCTCAGCTCATCAGCGGATCGGAAATGTCAGAATTTCACGATGTGGAGTTGAATAACGCAACCAAGAAAATGGCGTTTGATTTAAAGAACAACATGGAGGTACACGGTACTGTTGATTTTCAAGATGGAATTATTAAGGTTGATCCAACCCTTGCTCCAGATAAAAAATTATCAATAGGTATGTTGAGTTTCCAACAAGGAGCTAAGGCCATCAATGTAAGAGATGAATCTCATGCAGAAGGTCAGGTGGAGAAAATAGGAAACGAGCCGTTTCAATATCCAAAAGGAGACAGAGAAATGTACCGCTATGCACGTATTTCTGCTCCGGAGCTAAAAACAGATGCTTTCGTTGGGGAATACCGCACAGACGATAATCAATTTTTCGTAGCTCGTCCTGCAACGGTGGGCGTAATCAAAGAATTAGATAAAAACGAATATTGGCTGATTGATCGAGGTGTAGATACCCAAAGTGAAATCTTGTTAACCTTGAGTTGGGATGAGCGTACGACGCCTGCGTCTTTACTCGCAGATCCAGAAAACGAATTGCACATTGCGCGTTGGGATGCGAAACAACAACTATGGGTTGATGAAGGGGGAGTTGTGGATATGTCTACCAAAGAAGTTACGACAGTAGCTGCGGTAAAAGGATATGGATTCTTTACCTTAGCCACCGTGAAAAAAGATTGGATCTTAGATGGTGATATCGTCATCTACAACTTAGTAACACCAGATGGAGATGGTAAAAACGATTACTTTATCATTGATAATATCAAAAAATATCCAAACAATACCGTAGAGATTTACAACCGTTGGGGGGTAAAAGTATACGAAACTAGAGGATATGACCCACTTGGAGACGGAAGTTCCAATGTATTCAAAGGATATTCAGAAGGTCGCGTGACGATCGATAAGAGCAAGAAATTACCAAGTGGAACCTACTATTACGTAGTAACGTATGAGTACAAAGACCAAAATGGTAGTCGTATGATTAAGAAAGCTGCAAATTTACATTTGGAGTCTAATTAAATCAAAACTAGATGAAACTAAGAAACACAATACAGACAATTGTTCTTGGCGGTATAGGCTTGTTCAGCATGACGCAAGCCTATGCGCAACAAGATCCACAATATACCCAATACATGTATAACCATTCCAACATCAACCCCGCTTATGCAGGGAGTAGAGAAGGGTTAAACATCTTTGGATTATACCGCACGCAATGGGTCGGATTAGAAGGAGCACCTAAAACAGCAACCTTATCGGTGAATACTCCTTTAGGGGATTCAGGCTTAGGTTTAGGGGTGAACTTTGTCAATGACCACTTAGGGGTAATGGATGACAATACACTATCGGTAGATTTATCTTATGCAGTTGACTTGAATTACCACACTAAATTGGCTTTTGGATTAAAAGGATCAGCCAATTTATTGGATGTAAATTACAGTAAATTGCATATTTATAACCCAACGGATCCCGTGGCAGAAGACGACATCAAAAATAAATTCACACCCAATATAGGGGCTGGATTATTCTTGTATTCAGACAAAGCCTATGTTGGTTTATCCGTGCCTACGTTGTTAAAGCGCTCGCGTTATGATGACAATGATGTGAAAACACTACGTCAAAAAATGCACCTATACTTGACAGGGGGATATGTATTTGATATCAATACCGATATCAAGTTTAAACCCGCTACGATGATTAAAATGGAACAAGGATCACCGTTGCAAGTAGATCTATCCGCTAACTTCATGTTTGTAGATAAATTTACTGCAGGGATTGCCTACCGTTGGGATGCTGCTGTGAGTGGTTTAGTTGGTTTTCAAGTGTCAGACAATATCTTTGTTGGATATAGCTATGATGCCGAAACAACAAAGTTAGCCCGTTATAATTCGGGGTCTCACGAGATTTTTATGCGATTTACATTGTTTAACAGCTACAAGCGTATAACTGCGCCAAGGTTCTTCTAATTGTTATAAGTATGGTAAAACAAATAGTACAACTGGGTATTCTGAGTGCAGCTTTAAGCTTTAGCTTCTCGGGATACAGCCAGATTAAAAAAGAAAAACAAGCGGATAAAAACTTTGATCGCTTAGCGTATATCGATGCAATCAAAGTATATGAACGCATTGCAGATAAAGGATTTGTCAATACATCCATTTTGCAAAATTTAGCCGATGCTTATTACTTTAACGGAAAATTGGTAGAGGCGAATAAATGGTATGCAGAGCTATTTGATGGTACTTACGAAGATAAAGACCTTACTGCTTTATCATCTGAATATTACTATCGCTATGCACAAACGCTAAAGGCTACTAAAGATTACGCAAAGTCACAAGAGATGATGGGGCGCTTTGCAGCCTTGGAGCAAGAAGATTCCAGAACAGCGTTGTACAATAAAAACCGCGATTACTTAGAACATATCGAAAACCGTTCTGATCGTTATGATATCAAATTATTAGATATCAATACAGAATATTCGGATTATGGTGGTACAATGTTCGGAGATCAATTCATCTTTACTTCCGCACGTGCAACAGAACACCAAAGTGGAAGTAAAATACACGCCTGGACCAACGAAAGTTACACGAGCTTATATAGCTCTACGATTGATCAAAAGGGCTTTGGAGAACCCGTACTTTTTGCACCAGAGATTGAATCGAAGGTAAATGACGCAACAGCCGTATTTACGCAAGATGGCAATACGATGTATTTTACGCGTAACAACTCCAAAACCAGTGGTAGAAGCAAACAAAATAAAGATAAAACCTCTTTATTAAAATTATACAAGACAGTAAAGCAAGCGGATGGGAAGTGGGGACTAGTAGAGGAATTGCCGTTTAATTCGGATAATTTCAATACAGCCCATCCTGCTTTAACTCCTGACGATAAATGGTTGTACTTTGTTTCGGATAGAAAAGAAACAATCGGACAATCGGATTTATTTCGCGTAGCACTGTATGAAAATGGAGGATACGGACCCGTAGAAAACCTTGGAAAAACAATTAATACAGAAGGAAGAGAAAGTTTTCCTTTTATATCTTCGGATTTTCAACTCTATTTTTCCTCTGATGGACATCCAGGTTTAGGAGGAATGGATATCTTTGTAGCAAAATTATATCCCAACGGAACTTTTGGACCGGTGGTGAATATGGGAACGCCAATTAATAGTAGCATGGACGATTTTGGATTCTATTTAGATCCAAAGCAAAACAAAGGATTTGTTAGTTCAAACCGTGCAGATGGAAAAGGATCAGATGATATTTATTTCTTGGCAGAAAAACCGTGTAAACAAAGTATCGAAGGTACCGTATATGACAAAGATACAAATGAAGTGTTAGCTGATGCCCTAGTGGTAATCTCTGATGCAATGTATCAAAAATCAGATACAATCTATACGAATAGCAAAGGATATTACATCACTTCTTTGTTAGATTGTGGTCACAAATACCGCATCAAAGCAGAGAAGAAAAGGTATAATACCGTTGAGGTTGCCTTTAACGTAAATCGAGAACCAGGAGTTAAAACCGTGAATATCGGATTAGAAAAAACGGAAAAACCACTGGAAGTAAACGACGATTTATTTAAGAAGTTAAACCTTCAACCTATTTACTTTGATTTTGACAAATCGAATATCCGTAGAGACGCTTCGATTGAGTTAGTGAAAGTAGTAGAGGTAATGAAAGAATACCCAAGTATGAAGATTGATGTGCGCTCACATACAGATAGTAGAGGTAATGATGCGTATAACATGAGTCTATCTGATCGCCGTGTGAAATCAACTATCAAATGGATGATTGAACAAGGAATCGATCCAAGTCGCTTAACAGGTCGCGGTTATGGTGAAAGTCAATTGCTAAACAAATGTAGTAATGGCGTACCATGTACAGCAGAAGAACATCAGTTAAACAGACGAAGTGAATTTATTATTATTGAAATGTAATATAATCACAAAGCAAAACAACAAAAACAATTTTTTTTCGATGATCCTGCTGTAGGATTTAAAACAAGCAGCATAGCCCACAAGAGCGCTCGATTTCGAGCGCTCTTACTTTTTATTGGTAGTACATAAAGGAAGTCATACTCAATGATCCTCCCACATAGGCGTCATTGAAAAACAGTAAATCATCCTTTTTTTCCTTTAATCCCAAGGTGTAAAGCATCGGAATATAGTGTTCTAAGGTAGGCACAGCTAGCGAAATATGCGGGTGTATTTTTTCGTAATCAATGAGGCGTTTTACATCGTAATCCACAACGAATTGCTGAAGTGTTGCATTGATTTCAATCGCCCAGTCAAACCCGTAGTTGTCCTCCATCTTATCCCAGGAAAGCAAACGCAGATTGTGAATCATATTACCGCTGCCAATGAGCAACACCCCTTTTTTGCGCAAGTCACGCAATTGGGTAGCCAATTGATAATGGTAATCCAAGGGTTTATCATAGTCAATGCTCAGCTGTAAAACGGGGATGTTTGCTTGTGGAAACATATGTCGAGTAATGGACCAGGTACCGTGATCTAAACCCCAATCGTGATCCAAGTGAAGATCGGTATGAACCAACTTTTGAATGTCTTTTGCAAGTACTGGATCCCCAGGAGCAGGATATTCAACCTCAAATAAAGGCTGCGGAAACCCCCTGAAATCGTGTAAGGTCTCCGGAAAATCCATAGCAGTAATCGCACTGCCTTTGGTCAACCAATGAGCAGAAATAACAACAATGGCCTTTGGTGTAGGGAAGCTTTGCCCTAGGCTGTGCCAATTTTGAGAAAATAGCGTATCCTCAATTGCATTCATCGGCGAACCATGTCCAATAAATAACGCGGGCATTAAGTGCTCACTATAGGATAACTGCTGTGAAAATCGATATAGATCTTGAAGTGATTGCATAAGGTTTGAATTTAATAGGTAAAGTTCTACAATTTATTTTTTGCTGTCTCTCGAATTATTAAACGTTTAACTATATTAAGAAAAGAAATAAATTTAGTCTTTCGTTGCCATAATTTCACTTAAATCGGAAGTTTGAATCTTAAAATTAGTGTAAAGTAATGGTGTTATTTACTTCTTGTTCGCATAATTAGGGTGAATAATAATTGAAATATACATATTTATAGGGTATGTTGTTTGTATTTTGAATTTTATGTTTTATTTTATTGATTGTTTCTTTGTTTTCTTAATTTTTTAAGGGAAATACTGCGTTAATTTTGTAGAATAAATTAATCAAAAGGATAGAATGAACGCAAAATTGAAGTACATCGCTCTCTTTTTGTGTTGCTTGTTTATTCAACTAGCACATGCACAAGAGAAAGAATTTTCGGGAACGGTTACAGAAGGCGGTGTGCCTTTACCAGGTGTAACGGTTCTCCTGGAGGGAACCCAACAGGGTACTCAAACAGATTTAGACGGAAAATACACCCTAAAAGTAAAACAAGGGGATGTACTTGTATTTTCTTTCATCGGGATGAAAGAAATAAAATACAAGGTAACGCAAGCGAGTGTGTATAACTTAGAAATGGAGGCTGAAGAAAATAGGCTAGAAGGAGTTGTAGTTACGGCTTTGGGTATTAAAAGGGACAAGAAAAAATTGGGGTATTCTTCCCAAGAAGTGAAAGGAGAGCATCTCGCCAGTGCCGGAAAATCGAATGCGGTAAATGCGCTCTCGGGAAATGTTGCTGGTTTGCAAGTGACCGCCCCATCAACCATGGGGGGATCTGCGCGTATTGTCTTGCGTGGTGTCAAATCTGTGGTGGGTAATAATCAACCGCTGATTGTCGTTGATGGAATTCCCCTGGATAACAGCAACTTTGCAGATAATGATATGCAAAGAGGAGCAGGTGGACGCGATTATGGTGATGGATCTGCTGATATTAACCCCGATGATATTGAATCAGTAACCGTTTTGAAAGGTGGGCCTGCATCAGCACTTTACGGTAATAGAGGAGGAAATGGCGTGATTATTTATACCACCAAATCAGCCCAAAATGGGCGAACTGAAATTGAATTTAATTCGGGGCTAGCCTTCGAATCAGTCAACATCATGCCTCAATTGCAAAATCAATATGGAGGTGGATCAACAGAAACGTTTAGACAACAAGAAATCAACGGAAAAACATACAACCTGCCTGAGTATATTCTAGATGAAAGCTGGGGACCTAAATTCGACGGAACGCCTTATCTCCCCTGGTATGCTTTTGATCCCGAATTCGGAAGTGACTACATGAAGGAAGTTCCTTGGGTCAAATCGAAAAACGATGTCAAATCCTTTTTTAAAACAGGAGTAACGCACAATCAATCGGTGTCGATTGCCAAGTCATTCAAGGAAAGCAATATTCGAATGGCTTTTAACAATAACGTAACGGAAGGCATCGTTCCCAATTCAAAACTTCAACGCAATAATTTTACGGTTAATGCTTCAACGCAAATGAGCGAACAGTTAAAAGCGGAAACCAATGTCAATTTTGTCTATACAAAGGGATTTAACCGCCCCGAAATTGGCTATGGCGATAATTCTGTTGCAGAGCGATTCTTTCAGTGGGGACAACGCCAATTAGATTTCAATAAGCTAAAAGACTATAAATTAGCCAATGGAAATCAACGCTCTTGGAATAGAATGTCCTGGGATAATGGAATGCCCGCTTATTCTGATAATCCCTATTGGGTAACGTACGAAAATACGTCCCAAGATGTGAGAAATAGATTCTTTGGAAACGCAAAGCTAACGTATAATTTTGCGAATAATATATATGCTGTAGGAACAGTCTACGCCGATCAATATAACCTTGCCATTGAGGAACGCGTAGCCGTGGGTTCTCAAAAAACGTCTTCTTATCAATTGACCAAGAGAAATGTTTCTGAATACAATTATGAAGGACGTCTACACTATGATGACCAATTTAATGACATTGGTCTGAATACTTTTATCGGTGTAAATAGAAGTGAAAAACGCAATGACTTCGTGAAAGGCGAAAGCGTAGGAGGACTTAATTTGCCTAATTTGTATAATCTGGATAATAGCGTTTCTCCAGCGAAAGGAACCAATACGTTTGTTCATTCGCGTACTAATTCTGTTTTTGGATCCGCTAGTGTCAACTATAGAGAATTTGTATTCCTAGAAGGTACCGTGCGTACGGATTGGTTTTCTACCGTTAAAAAATCTGTAACCTACCCCTCATTAACGGGAACGTTTATCTTTTCAAATGTACTAAATGATGTAGATTGGTTGAGTTTTGGTAAAATTCGATTCGGTTGGGCACAAGTGGGAAATGATACCGATCCTTATCGAACCCAAGACTACTATAGAGTAAATGGTCCATTCTTGGATCAACCAACGTATGCCTTAGACAATACAGCGAATAATCCTGACTTAAAACCGGAGTTGATGACAACCAAGGAAATTGGACTGGAAGCTGCTTTTCTCCACAATCGAATTGGAATTGAAGTGTCTTACTATGAAATTGATACGCAGGATTTAATTACAAAGGTACAATATGATGCCGCTACGGGATTTGCCTACCGATGGATGAATGCAGGAGATATGGAGAATAAAGGAGTTGAAGCAACCTTAAATCTAACTCCTATTCAAACAAGTGATTTTTCATGGCAAATCACCTGGAATATAGCAAAGAATAAAAATAAACTAACCCGATTAGCAGAAGGAGTAGAGTCAGTAGAGATTGCTCGTGCACCTTTCCGAGTTTCACTACAAGGAAAAATGGGAGAAACGTATGGACAAATCTATGGAACAGATTACGTTTACGATGACAAGGGAAATAAAGTGATAGGAGAAGATGGATTGTATAAAGCATCTGAAGTGAAAGCCTTGGGATCTTATTTACCCGATTACAATATGGGAATTAGAACTAGTTTTCGCTATAAAAACATCAATCTAGGTGTGTTAATCGATGTGCAAAAAGGAGGGAAATATTATTCAACAACGCATATGTACGGCATGTTTTCGGGGATGTTAGACGAAACTACTGCAAATAATATTAGGGAAACCGGATTAATCTTGGAAGGGGTAAAAGAAGACGGCACAAAGAATGATAAAAGTATTAGCGCTGTAGATTGGGCAAAGGGGTTTAATGGAACAGTAGATGCACAAAATATATTTGATGCAGACTATGTGAAATTGAGAGAAATAACGGTAGGCTACGATTTGCCAATGAAGTGGTTGGGGCCTTTCAAAGGAATAACGATTTCCTTGTATGCGCGTAATTTATTTACATGGAATTTGGCTTGGAAAGGAATGGATCCTGAAATGGCCTCTTATGGAAGTGGGAATATTCAAGCCATCGAAGGAGCATCATTGCCCTCAACGCGAAGTTATGGAATGAATGTCAAATTTAAAATATAATTGAATCACATGAAAAAATATATCATTCAAACTGTAGTAGTGATGAATCTGATTTTGTGTATAAGTTGTGATCGCGATTTAGACAAAATCAATGTTAATCCAAATCAACCCTTAGAGGTAACAACTAATGGATTGTTTAACAATACGAATAAGGAGTTGATGACCAGAACAAGGAGAGGTATGCCCTCTGGACGTATGGCGCTTCCTTGGATTCAATATTCCGCCCAAAGAAATTACACAGCAGAAGATCGCTATCAATTTAGAGGCGAAGTAAATAATAGCTTGTATACCGATATCTTTTTAGCCGTAAAAGGGTATAAGCAAATCATCGATATCGTGGAAAATCCTGTTAATGCATCGAAAGTAGCTACGTATGGTGACCCCGTAAATCAATTAGCCGCAGCGCGTATTATGATTGCTTATGCACAATTGCAATTGGTGGATATGTATGGCGATGTTCCGTACTATTCTTACGGAACTAAAGATCCCGACTTTCAAGCCATGACCTTGGGAACGGATCAAGAAATAGCAACGCCTAAATTTGCACCTCAAGATAAAATCTATACGGATTTAATGAAGGAACTAAAGGAAGCTGCTGAATCTGTTAACATGGAAGCATCGAATATTTTTAACTCCGGAGATTTTTTATTTGGCTCTCCTTCAAAATTAAAGAAATTTGCCAACTCATTGCGCTTGAGAATTGCTAATCGAGTGAAAACGATTATTCCGATGGCTCAAACGCATATTGCTGAACTAACTGCAAATACAGCAAATTTGATGCAGTCGAATGAGGATAATGTCGGGCAAAAATTCCAAAATGACCCCGTGAAACCAGCTCCTTTCTACCTTGATGCTTTCGTCTCGAAAAGGAACGACTTTTCACCAACTAATACGTTTGTAGAATTGCTAAAAGGAGAAACAAAAACCGCACACCCGAATCCTTTTGCCAATATCGTTGATCCGAGATTGTATAAAATGGTAGCTCCAATTAGTCAACTCGTTACAGATGAAAGTGGTAAACAAACAGAGGTAACATTGGCTTTTTACTATGATGCTTCTAAACCAGAACCTTGCATTGAGAAAAATGATTACGTCGATCGTACTCCCGATTTTTATATTGGTATGCCTATCGGAATTACAGATGCTTATACGGGAAGTCAGGCCGATTTTGCTTCTCAATTTGGCGGCACAGTGTATAAAGCCGATGCTACAGAGCTATTGATGGAATATGCCGAAGTAGCTTTTATTTTGGCTGAATTAGGGGTGGATCCACAAGCAAATTACATCAATGGAATCAAAGCCTCCATGGAAAAATGGAAGGTAGATCCTACTGATATTGATAGCTATTTATCCAACGCACTAACGGTTAATCAAGAAACAATACTCACCCAAAAATACATCGCTTTATTCCTACAACCCTATGAAGCATGGGCAGAATATAGAAGAACAACATATCCTAAAACCCTTTTATTTCCTGGACAAACTCACGAGCTAATTGCTCCAGGACCTCAACAACAAACGGAATACATCTTTACGCCTCTAAATGGACTGACTGATTTGCCTGGACGTGTTACATATCCAACCAATCTAAACCTCGTTAATAAAGCGAATAAAGATGCTGCAGCTGCAAGAATGGGAGGAGATCTCATGAGCACCAAATTAATTTGGGCTGAATAATTATTTTTAGGTTAGAGTAAAAGGGTTTTCTGAAAAGAGACCCCTTTGCGCTAATACAAACAGTTAGCCCTTGGTTTTTACTATGTCTGCTCGTTGATTTTCGATTTTTTACCGCTAACCTCCCTAAAAACAGTCATAAAAAAAAGCGTAATATTGTAAAAAAAAATGAACTATACTTGTGCGAATTGTGGACAAGAACACGATGATTGGCCAGCATTAGTCTATCCAACGCCGTTGAGTTATGCAGAATTAACCGACGAAGAGAAAAAAAAAGCCGAATTAACTAGCGATTTATGTGTAATTCAAAATCCAACAGATACCTACTATTTTGTTCGAGTAGTATTGATTCAAACTGTAGTAGATGCTTGTCAAGATTTAGACTATGGCGTTTGGGTTTCACTCAGTGAAAAGAGCTTTAAAGAATATTGCGATAATTATGACAACAAGGAATTTAAGACAACCTATTTTGGGTGGTTTAATAATCATATAGCACCTTATCCCTTCGAAACTTGTATGGGAATTGGTACTAATGTAGAAGTAGATAATGAAAGAGGACGACCTTTTATTTACTTACATCAAAAAGAAAACAATGATTTAGTGCATGATTTTTATACGGGAATTACAACCGAAGAAGCGACAAGGAGAATTAAGGTTGCCCTAGGAAATTAAAAGAATAAATAAAAAAAAACAGGAGATTTTCAATCTCCTGTTTTTTTAAAAGGATAGCTTAATGATGCGGTCCAATTGTTTTTTATTGATATCAATCGGAGCTGCATTGTATAATTCTAATTTCAAAAGAGATACAATAGCAAAGAAATCAGTAGCTAAAACTTTGTAATAGCCTTCAAAATCCCTTTCGGTTTTATCCTCAATTCGCTTGATTTTCTTGCTTTCTTCCATTAAATTTCCAACACACACCAAGATTTGATCAAAGGTCTCCGTTGAGGTGTGCATCTGTAAAAAACCAAATTCAAAAAGCAAATCTTGTAAACTGTTGACTTCTCTTTCTAGGGTTTTGTCATGACTTAAGTGTAAAGTCAATTTTTCTTTTTGTAGAATAGTGTTTAATTGGGTAAGGAAATGAAAGAAAACCTCTTGTTTCTTTTCAAAAACCATTAAGTTTCGCTCTCGTGATTCTTCGCTTTTTGTTTGTCCTTGTAAAAGTAAAACAGTGATAATAGCGGTAATAACAACACCCAATAAGGTGCCGAAAAATTGGGCTGGTAGCGAACTGAGTTCGAAAATTTCAAAAGTAACCGCAGTAATTAAGAATATAATCGTTAAAATAAGCACAGCGCCACGTGAAAAATTTGATTTTAACTTCATTGTCAAAGGTTTGAATAGATCGTAATAGATTGAAATGTTCAGGGATTAAAGTACAACTTATTTTGTATTAGACTGCGTTTTTTTTGGGATTACCTGGATATATAGAGGTAGAATTCTATTATTCATAATAAAAAGAAACTTTTGTTGTACTTCGTATAATAAGCTGTGTTTTTTTGCGTTTTATAGGGGTATTTAGCCTAAAAACATGAAGTATTAAAAAAATATTAAAATATAGACTGTGCACTTGATTTGATTAAAAAAAGGAGTATGTTTATACAACATAAGATTTAAAATATAGAG contains the following coding sequences:
- a CDS encoding gliding motility-associated C-terminal domain-containing protein, which produces MKKIYNHRLLFLSILGVSVVAVAQEKERSFVNQGEISVATGGVISTLYDFDNQAGAKVHNDGTAYYYRDFNNDGYYSFTSNRKTGKAIFTRYTGEAGQGAQLISGSEMSEFHDVELNNATKKMAFDLKNNMEVHGTVDFQDGIIKVDPTLAPDKKLSIGMLSFQQGAKAINVRDESHAEGQVEKIGNEPFQYPKGDREMYRYARISAPELKTDAFVGEYRTDDNQFFVARPATVGVIKELDKNEYWLIDRGVDTQSEILLTLSWDERTTPASLLADPENELHIARWDAKQQLWVDEGGVVDMSTKEVTTVAAVKGYGFFTLATVKKDWILDGDIVIYNLVTPDGDGKNDYFIIDNIKKYPNNTVEIYNRWGVKVYETRGYDPLGDGSSNVFKGYSEGRVTIDKSKKLPSGTYYYVVTYEYKDQNGSRMIKKAANLHLESN
- the ygiD gene encoding 4,5-DOPA-extradiol-dioxygenase; the protein is MQSLQDLYRFSQQLSYSEHLMPALFIGHGSPMNAIEDTLFSQNWHSLGQSFPTPKAIVVISAHWLTKGSAITAMDFPETLHDFRGFPQPLFEVEYPAPGDPVLAKDIQKLVHTDLHLDHDWGLDHGTWSITRHMFPQANIPVLQLSIDYDKPLDYHYQLATQLRDLRKKGVLLIGSGNMIHNLRLLSWDKMEDNYGFDWAIEINATLQQFVVDYDVKRLIDYEKIHPHISLAVPTLEHYIPMLYTLGLKEKKDDLLFFNDAYVGGSLSMTSFMYYQ
- a CDS encoding PorP/SprF family type IX secretion system membrane protein, which gives rise to MKLRNTIQTIVLGGIGLFSMTQAYAQQDPQYTQYMYNHSNINPAYAGSREGLNIFGLYRTQWVGLEGAPKTATLSVNTPLGDSGLGLGVNFVNDHLGVMDDNTLSVDLSYAVDLNYHTKLAFGLKGSANLLDVNYSKLHIYNPTDPVAEDDIKNKFTPNIGAGLFLYSDKAYVGLSVPTLLKRSRYDDNDVKTLRQKMHLYLTGGYVFDINTDIKFKPATMIKMEQGSPLQVDLSANFMFVDKFTAGIAYRWDAAVSGLVGFQVSDNIFVGYSYDAETTKLARYNSGSHEIFMRFTLFNSYKRITAPRFF
- a CDS encoding OmpA family protein, whose protein sequence is MVKQIVQLGILSAALSFSFSGYSQIKKEKQADKNFDRLAYIDAIKVYERIADKGFVNTSILQNLADAYYFNGKLVEANKWYAELFDGTYEDKDLTALSSEYYYRYAQTLKATKDYAKSQEMMGRFAALEQEDSRTALYNKNRDYLEHIENRSDRYDIKLLDINTEYSDYGGTMFGDQFIFTSARATEHQSGSKIHAWTNESYTSLYSSTIDQKGFGEPVLFAPEIESKVNDATAVFTQDGNTMYFTRNNSKTSGRSKQNKDKTSLLKLYKTVKQADGKWGLVEELPFNSDNFNTAHPALTPDDKWLYFVSDRKETIGQSDLFRVALYENGGYGPVENLGKTINTEGRESFPFISSDFQLYFSSDGHPGLGGMDIFVAKLYPNGTFGPVVNMGTPINSSMDDFGFYLDPKQNKGFVSSNRADGKGSDDIYFLAEKPCKQSIEGTVYDKDTNEVLADALVVISDAMYQKSDTIYTNSKGYYITSLLDCGHKYRIKAEKKRYNTVEVAFNVNREPGVKTVNIGLEKTEKPLEVNDDLFKKLNLQPIYFDFDKSNIRRDASIELVKVVEVMKEYPSMKIDVRSHTDSRGNDAYNMSLSDRRVKSTIKWMIEQGIDPSRLTGRGYGESQLLNKCSNGVPCTAEEHQLNRRSEFIIIEM